From the genome of Streptomyces sp. NBC_01260, one region includes:
- a CDS encoding cold-shock protein, with translation MVTGRVVRFDGVKGYGFIAPDHGGEDVFLHVNDLRIPEASLRPGLMVEFEIEEGDRGLKASSVQLAPGSGNGSTAAPASAFSGRSDSPSRQVVDGDDVLCDVLNSQEYVRDVTEVLLESAPGLTAAHILQVRQGMLQFAKKHGWVEG, from the coding sequence ATGGTCACCGGTCGTGTGGTGCGGTTCGACGGCGTGAAGGGCTATGGGTTCATCGCCCCTGACCACGGAGGCGAGGACGTCTTCCTGCATGTCAACGACCTTCGTATTCCCGAGGCCTCTCTCAGGCCCGGCCTGATGGTCGAGTTCGAGATCGAGGAGGGCGACCGGGGTCTGAAGGCCTCATCGGTGCAACTCGCCCCCGGCAGCGGCAATGGGTCGACAGCGGCACCGGCGTCTGCGTTCTCGGGGCGTTCCGATTCCCCGAGCAGGCAGGTCGTGGACGGCGACGACGTGCTGTGCGATGTGCTCAACTCGCAGGAGTACGTGCGGGACGTCACGGAAGTGCTGCTGGAATCGGCCCCCGGTCTCACCGCGGCGCACATTCTTCAGGTACGCCAGGGGATGCTGCAGTTCGCCAAGAAGCACGGTTGGGTCGAGGGCTGA
- a CDS encoding proline iminopeptidase-family hydrolase, which translates to MTVAPSAKGTLPFGEHETWYRVTGDLRSDRPTLVVVHGGPGSTHDYLQNLSDLAEDGWSVVHYDQIGNGGSTHLPDRGADFWTVDLFAAELDNLLQGLGIADNYVLFGQSWGGMLITHHAAARPAGLRGLVIANSPASYPLWLQEAKVLRDQLPPGVNETLLRHEAAGTTETDEYHGAMRTFYERHVCRLAPWPRDYLASFYEVYNDPTVYYAMNGPSEFHVNGTLRDWSVIDLCPDVDVPTLLISGRHDEATPATVQPFQDLIPGARWEIFEESSHLPHLEEPEHFRQVMKAFLQEIAPG; encoded by the coding sequence GTGACTGTGGCACCCAGCGCGAAGGGGACCCTGCCGTTCGGCGAGCACGAGACGTGGTACCGGGTGACGGGCGACCTTCGCTCCGACCGGCCCACCCTCGTCGTCGTGCACGGCGGCCCCGGATCCACCCACGACTATCTGCAAAACCTCTCCGACCTGGCCGAAGACGGCTGGTCCGTCGTGCACTACGACCAGATCGGGAACGGCGGCTCGACCCATCTGCCCGACCGGGGGGCAGACTTCTGGACGGTGGACCTGTTCGCCGCCGAACTCGACAACCTGCTCCAGGGTCTCGGGATCGCCGACAACTACGTACTGTTCGGCCAGTCCTGGGGCGGCATGCTCATCACGCACCACGCCGCGGCACGTCCGGCCGGCCTGCGCGGCCTGGTCATCGCCAACTCGCCCGCCTCCTATCCGCTCTGGCTCCAGGAGGCCAAGGTGCTCCGGGACCAGCTCCCGCCCGGCGTCAACGAAACGCTGCTGCGGCACGAGGCCGCCGGAACCACCGAGACGGACGAGTACCACGGGGCCATGCGCACGTTCTACGAGCGGCACGTCTGCCGTCTCGCACCCTGGCCCCGCGACTACCTGGCCTCGTTCTACGAGGTGTACAACGACCCCACCGTCTACTACGCGATGAACGGCCCCAGCGAGTTCCATGTGAACGGCACGCTCCGCGACTGGTCGGTCATCGATCTCTGCCCTGACGTCGACGTGCCCACCCTGCTGATCTCCGGGCGCCACGACGAGGCCACGCCCGCGACGGTGCAACCGTTCCAGGACCTCATTCCGGGAGCGCGCTGGGAGATATTCGAGGAGTCCAGCCACCTGCCGCATCTTGAGGAACCGGAACACTTCCGCCAGGTCATGAAGGCGTTCCTCCAGGAGATCGCCCCCGGCTGA